The Parashewanella spongiae genome has a window encoding:
- a CDS encoding efflux RND transporter permease subunit yields MIDTNKGLIAWFARNNVAANLLMIIIIVGGLLTANSIRKQFFPAVEDNWLQFSAVYPGAAPQEVEEGITIKIEDALESVQGLKRIITYSNRGSSNGWFEIDETYNPQVVLDEVKSAIDTISTFPAAMEPPQVVRNKYEQEVMYISLYGDLSPKQLKDLGQTIHDEILQLPLVNISDFFSGLRYEISIEVSKDKLREYGLRFSDVSNAVRNYSQNMSAGQIRTQNGYINLRVENQAYVGFEYEKIPLITLADGTNIKLGDIANINDGFEEGIQYSKFNGKNAVTFSIKASSDQSITDVAKVVKRYLNDKQAVLPQGVKIEPWVDMTYYLNGRLDLMLDSMKTGAVLVFLMLALFLRVRLAFWVMVGLPVCFLGTLLLMPLSMIDVTINVISLFAFILVLGIVVDDAIVMGESAHTECEEQGQSIDSVIRGVKKVAMPATFGVLTTIAAFLPFTQGTGPGSAFGQAIGFVVILCLLFSLVESKLILPAHLARMKPPKVVKPGSKNPLDWLRLGIGFLQKRIDNGLQHIISNIYRPFLTIAVKYRYTVIMSFVGFLIVCAGLYGGGFVRFIGQPKIPSDFPRISLEMKVDASEKATLAGAMAVKDTLIRIDNEIEKKYGQKMLTDIQVRLQGRTRAQISTKLVDPELRPMDTFAIADMWRNAFPIIPGMKTLTVQDSLLGGGRDDGDISFRLQGKDESQLIEAGKELKAKLQSLKGVGDVNDSRQSSTKEIQFELKPQAYALGLTLRDVALQANYSFYGLEAQRIIRDGEELKVMIRYPEHERNSIAQVSDLLIQTKSGDEVPLSDVATIQLVDGVNSIRRENGNRTVNVWASIDADQVEPFEVAKELRENYLPDLLKKYPRVKSELAGNIQEQLDSTSTQLRDFIISLLVIYSLLAIPLKSYAQPMIIMSVIPFGIIGSVLGHMILGIDLSGLSILGIIAAAGVVVNDSLVMVDYINNARKQGIVMKTAVVNAGCRRFRAILLTSLTTFIGVTPIILETSMQAKMVIPMAVSLGFGVLFATIVTLLLIPCVYLFIEDTKRFFRNLFTWTNPTNT; encoded by the coding sequence ATGATTGACACGAATAAAGGACTGATTGCTTGGTTCGCTCGAAATAATGTTGCTGCTAATCTACTCATGATAATCATTATCGTTGGTGGCCTACTAACAGCAAATTCAATTCGTAAACAGTTTTTTCCTGCTGTTGAGGATAACTGGCTGCAATTTTCGGCTGTGTATCCTGGAGCAGCGCCACAAGAAGTGGAAGAAGGTATTACGATAAAAATCGAAGACGCTCTAGAGTCAGTACAAGGTTTAAAGCGTATTATTACCTATTCAAATAGGGGCTCATCGAATGGGTGGTTTGAAATCGATGAAACCTATAATCCGCAAGTAGTGCTCGATGAAGTGAAGTCTGCGATTGATACTATCTCTACTTTCCCAGCCGCGATGGAACCACCTCAAGTTGTTCGTAATAAATACGAACAAGAAGTGATGTATATTAGCTTGTACGGCGATTTGTCTCCAAAACAGTTAAAGGATTTAGGGCAAACAATCCATGACGAAATTTTACAATTACCTTTAGTTAATATTTCAGATTTTTTTAGCGGCTTACGTTATGAAATATCAATAGAAGTCAGTAAAGACAAATTACGTGAGTACGGCTTAAGGTTCTCAGATGTTTCTAATGCCGTAAGAAACTATTCACAAAATATGTCAGCGGGGCAAATTCGCACTCAAAATGGCTATATTAATTTACGTGTTGAAAATCAAGCTTATGTAGGTTTTGAATACGAGAAAATCCCGTTAATAACTCTAGCTGATGGCACTAATATCAAATTAGGTGATATTGCTAATATTAATGATGGTTTTGAAGAGGGGATTCAGTATTCAAAATTTAATGGCAAAAATGCTGTTACCTTTTCAATAAAAGCATCAAGTGATCAATCTATTACTGATGTAGCCAAAGTCGTGAAGAGATACCTAAATGATAAGCAAGCAGTATTACCACAAGGCGTAAAAATAGAGCCTTGGGTAGATATGACATATTACTTAAATGGCCGATTAGATTTAATGTTAGACAGTATGAAAACGGGTGCTGTCTTAGTATTTTTAATGCTAGCATTATTCTTGCGAGTGCGTTTAGCATTTTGGGTGATGGTAGGTTTGCCAGTATGTTTTTTAGGTACCTTACTGTTAATGCCTTTGAGTATGATTGATGTCACCATCAATGTGATCAGTTTATTTGCATTTATTCTGGTGCTTGGGATAGTCGTCGATGATGCCATTGTAATGGGAGAAAGTGCCCATACCGAGTGCGAAGAGCAAGGGCAATCAATCGATAGTGTTATTAGAGGTGTTAAAAAGGTTGCCATGCCAGCCACCTTTGGCGTGCTCACAACCATTGCAGCATTTTTACCTTTTACTCAGGGGACTGGGCCAGGATCAGCATTCGGGCAAGCGATTGGTTTTGTTGTTATATTGTGTTTATTGTTCTCGTTAGTTGAATCAAAGCTTATATTACCAGCGCATTTAGCGCGTATGAAACCACCAAAAGTGGTTAAGCCTGGTTCTAAAAATCCACTGGATTGGTTACGGTTAGGTATTGGTTTTTTACAAAAACGTATTGACAATGGTTTGCAACACATCATTAGTAATATCTATCGCCCGTTTTTAACTATTGCAGTTAAATATCGCTATACAGTGATCATGAGTTTTGTCGGTTTTCTCATTGTGTGTGCGGGCTTATATGGTGGTGGTTTTGTTCGTTTTATCGGCCAACCAAAAATCCCTTCAGACTTTCCACGTATTTCACTAGAGATGAAAGTGGACGCTTCCGAAAAGGCTACACTCGCAGGTGCAATGGCCGTAAAAGATACGTTAATTCGCATCGATAACGAAATCGAAAAAAAGTATGGTCAAAAAATGCTTACGGATATTCAAGTTCGATTACAAGGTCGAACACGAGCGCAAATTAGTACTAAGCTCGTTGATCCTGAATTAAGACCTATGGATACCTTTGCCATTGCTGATATGTGGCGGAATGCTTTTCCTATAATTCCAGGAATGAAAACACTAACAGTGCAGGATAGTTTACTTGGTGGTGGTCGAGATGACGGTGATATTTCATTCCGATTACAAGGAAAAGACGAATCACAATTAATTGAAGCTGGGAAGGAGTTAAAAGCAAAACTGCAAAGTTTGAAAGGGGTAGGTGATGTCAATGACAGCCGTCAGAGCAGCACCAAAGAGATACAGTTTGAGCTAAAACCACAAGCATATGCACTTGGTTTGACATTACGTGATGTAGCATTGCAAGCTAACTATTCATTTTATGGGCTAGAAGCTCAACGAATTATCCGTGACGGTGAAGAGTTAAAAGTGATGATCCGTTACCCAGAGCATGAGAGAAACTCAATTGCTCAAGTATCAGACTTACTTATTCAGACAAAATCTGGCGATGAAGTTCCACTATCTGATGTTGCAACAATTCAACTGGTAGATGGTGTTAATAGCATTAGGCGTGAGAATGGTAACCGCACGGTTAATGTTTGGGCTTCAATTGACGCTGATCAGGTTGAACCGTTTGAAGTAGCAAAGGAGCTTCGTGAGAATTATTTGCCTGATCTATTGAAAAAATACCCAAGAGTTAAAAGTGAACTGGCGGGTAATATTCAAGAGCAGCTTGATAGCACTAGCACTCAGCTTCGTGATTTCATTATTTCACTTTTAGTGATTTATAGCCTATTAGCAATACCTCTGAAATCTTATGCTCAACCTATGATTATTATGTCTGTAATTCCATTTGGTATTATTGGCTCAGTATTAGGGCATATGATTTTAGGTATTGATCTCAGTGGGTTATCAATTTTAGGGATTATTGCTGCAGCTGGCGTTGTTGTAAACGATTCGTTAGTGATGGTGGATTACATTAACAATGCGAGAAAGCAAGGTATCGTTATGAAAACAGCAGTTGTGAATGCTGGCTGTCGACGCTTCCGTGCGATTCTATTAACCTCACTAACAACGTTTATTGGTGTTACCCCGATAATATTAGAAACCAGTATGCAAGCTAAGATGGTCATCCCTATGGCCGTGTCACTTGGTTTTGGGGTATTGTTTGCGACAATTGTTACTTTGTTATTAATACCTTGTGTTTATTTGTTTATTGAAGATACTAAGCGCTTTTTCAGAAATTTATTTACTTGGACTAATCCAACTAATACTTAA
- a CDS encoding group II intron maturase-specific domain-containing protein, protein MSEFDFLGFNFQRITGLIKGTSYIKIQASKKSQTKLKNKLRAIVKHRTSNTLGVLINKVNQVLRRGWKHYFGGIGYPRAIFFRINGFVVDRFYRWHRRLSQRRSKYLSRGAYEKLRQAGLEYLPTTR, encoded by the coding sequence ATGAGCGAGTTTGATTTCCTCGGTTTCAACTTTCAACGGATCACAGGCCTCATCAAAGGCACCAGTTACATTAAGATACAAGCGTCTAAGAAGAGCCAAACAAAGCTGAAAAATAAACTCAGAGCCATAGTGAAACACCGAACCTCAAATACGCTTGGTGTACTGATAAATAAAGTAAATCAAGTTCTGAGAAGAGGGTGGAAACACTATTTTGGTGGGATAGGTTATCCCAGAGCGATATTTTTCAGAATAAATGGATTTGTAGTAGACCGATTCTATCGATGGCATCGACGCTTAAGTCAACGTCGGAGCAAGTATCTATCACGAGGTGCTTACGAAAAATTACGCCAAGCAGGTCTTGAGTATTTACCCACGACAAGATGA
- a CDS encoding immune inhibitor A domain-containing protein: protein MNINYKRIALAIGLACTGMLQVVHAAPAEQLSMAADAGLINEQQIIYWMVKRGELSASATDAEKRAALAAFTAKAKGYPAEEHHALKNSMKQKLKAKAKANLQRVNGAVRAESSDVEKTVKVLAVLVDFPDLPHEANRLTAADTGMFYESYPASHYENLLFSPTGFQGPQSQNFQSANQYFSAVSGGTFFFEGGVKGWVTASENAAFYGGNDADNNDDDKAVPELVKEAVTAVVANMSEAELNSYDIEDPYDHDSDGNTDEPDGIIDHLMLFHSSVGEEAGGGVLADDAIWSHRYFVLDTRTGYRIPGTNKNVFGYTVQPIDAAAGVCVHEFGHDLGLPDEYDTQAGATDSGSPVGLWSVMSGGSWAGAIPGSEPTGFSPYARSYLQDRYEGNWLNERVITQESIINQDLDIELFSAVNNNQINQLSIPLPPLKVQFKAPHTGDYQYYSGEGHRMENSMSFDVALPRSSSLTLSMKAHWNIELDYDYIQVLINGTAISGNYTKAANTLNDAAHIITGESSELPDSEGDNHWVNLEYDLTGFANSTVTVKIVYVTDEAVGEYGFVADEIKVLNGSEIIYQDGAEEANDTVLAGFKRVGDKVDDKPMRYIVQLRNYQGVDSSLQIDSYEPGVLVWLENMNQTNNNVSKHEAQSLIGVVDADQSLIGTRRTSIQVRDATFSKFEQSVFTGDTHLSASSTFRDSDNYISSKQPQGGMFLRNLGISLEVVEQAEDSSTATVRLTRTIEDENNPERIAAYFYLEQDESEINFLPLITPSTSVSYSWNFGDGNTSDVAAPNHTYSEEGEYTVSLTVTDQDDYQINVERQVTASAAPESKFTYSASNLVVTFTNNTTGGSGELTYAWAFGDNNTSTLESPQHTYSAAGTYSVTLKVTDANGKISSATENVTVTAPVVTPPPPPAEEKSSGGSLSWFGVILVSLLGLRRKYRY, encoded by the coding sequence ATGAATATAAACTATAAGCGTATAGCTTTAGCAATTGGTCTAGCATGTACAGGCATGTTACAAGTTGTTCATGCTGCACCCGCTGAACAACTTTCGATGGCCGCTGATGCAGGTTTAATCAATGAGCAGCAAATTATATATTGGATGGTGAAACGTGGTGAACTTTCCGCTTCAGCCACAGATGCTGAGAAGCGAGCTGCGCTAGCAGCGTTTACCGCTAAAGCCAAAGGCTACCCTGCTGAAGAGCATCATGCACTCAAAAATAGCATGAAGCAAAAGCTCAAAGCCAAAGCCAAAGCCAATCTACAAAGAGTAAATGGCGCAGTGCGTGCTGAGTCGAGTGATGTTGAAAAAACCGTTAAAGTACTTGCTGTTCTTGTGGATTTCCCAGATTTGCCCCATGAAGCTAACAGGCTAACAGCTGCTGATACGGGCATGTTTTATGAAAGTTACCCAGCTTCACACTATGAAAATTTATTATTTTCACCTACAGGTTTTCAGGGCCCACAAAGCCAAAATTTCCAATCAGCTAATCAGTATTTTAGTGCTGTTTCGGGTGGTACATTTTTCTTTGAAGGAGGAGTAAAAGGTTGGGTTACTGCATCAGAAAACGCTGCTTTTTACGGTGGTAATGATGCTGACAATAACGATGATGATAAAGCCGTACCAGAGCTTGTAAAAGAAGCTGTAACAGCCGTTGTCGCTAATATGTCAGAAGCTGAATTGAATAGCTACGATATAGAAGATCCCTATGATCACGATAGTGATGGTAATACTGATGAGCCTGACGGGATTATCGACCATCTTATGCTATTCCATTCTAGCGTTGGTGAAGAAGCGGGCGGCGGCGTTTTAGCTGATGATGCTATTTGGTCACACCGATATTTTGTTTTAGATACAAGAACGGGTTATAGAATCCCAGGTACTAATAAAAATGTATTTGGTTATACTGTTCAGCCAATCGATGCCGCAGCGGGTGTTTGTGTTCATGAATTTGGCCACGACTTAGGTTTGCCTGATGAATATGACACTCAAGCAGGCGCTACTGATTCAGGTTCTCCAGTTGGACTCTGGTCAGTTATGTCAGGCGGAAGCTGGGCAGGTGCAATACCTGGATCAGAACCGACAGGGTTTAGCCCCTATGCTCGTTCATATTTACAAGATCGATATGAAGGCAACTGGTTAAATGAACGAGTTATCACTCAAGAATCAATAATAAATCAAGATCTGGATATTGAGCTGTTCTCTGCAGTAAATAACAATCAAATTAACCAGTTATCAATTCCTCTTCCACCTTTAAAAGTTCAATTTAAAGCACCGCATACTGGTGATTATCAGTATTATTCTGGTGAAGGGCACAGAATGGAAAATTCAATGTCATTTGATGTGGCCTTGCCCAGGTCTTCATCGTTAACCTTATCGATGAAAGCACATTGGAACATTGAGCTTGATTATGATTACATTCAGGTGCTTATAAATGGTACGGCAATATCGGGCAACTATACTAAGGCTGCTAACACATTAAATGATGCTGCTCATATCATCACTGGTGAGTCTTCAGAGCTTCCTGATTCTGAAGGTGATAATCATTGGGTAAATTTGGAATACGATTTAACGGGCTTCGCAAATAGCACTGTTACGGTAAAAATTGTTTATGTAACAGATGAAGCTGTTGGTGAGTATGGTTTCGTAGCCGACGAAATTAAAGTGTTAAATGGCTCTGAAATCATTTATCAAGATGGTGCAGAAGAAGCTAATGATACCGTTCTAGCCGGCTTTAAACGTGTTGGTGATAAAGTAGATGATAAACCAATGCGTTATATTGTTCAGTTAAGAAATTATCAGGGGGTTGATTCAAGCCTCCAAATAGATTCGTACGAGCCGGGAGTTTTGGTTTGGTTAGAGAACATGAATCAAACTAATAATAATGTCTCTAAGCATGAGGCACAAAGTTTAATTGGTGTTGTTGATGCCGATCAAAGCTTAATTGGAACTAGACGTACATCTATTCAGGTTAGAGATGCGACATTCAGTAAGTTTGAACAATCAGTGTTTACTGGTGATACCCATTTGAGTGCTAGTTCTACTTTCAGAGATAGCGATAATTATATTTCGTCGAAACAACCACAGGGAGGAATGTTTTTACGTAACCTTGGAATTTCGCTAGAGGTCGTTGAACAGGCTGAAGACAGCAGTACAGCTACTGTTCGTCTAACACGAACCATTGAGGATGAAAATAATCCAGAGCGAATTGCCGCTTATTTTTACTTAGAGCAAGATGAATCAGAAATAAACTTTTTACCTCTAATTACTCCATCCACTTCAGTTTCGTATTCATGGAATTTTGGTGATGGAAATACCAGTGATGTAGCAGCACCTAATCATACTTACTCAGAAGAAGGTGAGTACACAGTTAGTTTAACGGTTACTGACCAAGATGATTATCAGATAAATGTAGAAAGACAGGTAACAGCCTCTGCAGCTCCTGAATCGAAATTTACCTATTCAGCTTCCAATTTAGTGGTTACTTTTACTAACAATACAACTGGTGGCTCTGGTGAGTTAACTTATGCTTGGGCATTTGGTGATAATAATACGAGTACATTAGAGTCCCCTCAGCATACTTATTCAGCAGCAGGCACTTATTCTGTAACGTTAAAAGTTACGGATGCTAATGGGAAGATTTCATCTGCTACTGAAAATGTCACTGTAACAGCACCTGTGGTTACTCCACCACCTCCTCCTGCTGAAGAGAAGTCTTCGGGTGGCAGTTTGTCTTGGTTTGGCGTAATACTAGTGTCATTACTTGGGCTTAGACGAAAGTACCGATATTAG